DNA from Krasilnikovia cinnamomea:
CCTGCCGCCGGGGGCCGCGCTGCTCGTCACGGCCGACCATGGCCAGCTCAACGTGCCCGCGGATGCCCGCGTGGACATGGCGGATTACCCGGCGTTGTCCGCGGGCGTGACCGCGGTGGCCGGGGAGCCGCGGGTGCGCTACCTGCACACCGCGGACGGCGCCCGCGACGACGTGGCCGCCGCCTGGCGCGAACTGCTGGGCGAGCGGGCCTGGGTGCTGACCCGCGACGAGGCGATCGCGCAGGGCTGGTTCGGGCCGGTGCCGCCCGGGCACGCGGGGCGCATCGGCGACGTCGTGGTGATCTGCCTGGACCGTACGGTGGTGCTCGCGTCGGAGTGGGAGCCGCCGATCGTGGGCCGGCTGGTCGCCTATCACGGCTCGGTGACCGCCGCCGAGATGACCGTGCCGCTGCTGATCGTCCGCTGATCGGGTTCTGTCGTACCCGGCGGTTAGGTTTCCGGGCGTGGGACGAAGCCAGGCGGTGCGCAGCGGCGGGCGGGACCCGCGCTTCGGCCCGGCCGCCGACGACGCGGGCTGCACCGTGCTGCACGTCGACATGGACGCCTTCTTCGCCTCGGTCGAGGTTCGCCGCCGCCCGGAGCTGCGCGGCAAGCCCGTGGTGGTCGGCGGGGTCGGCCCGCGCGGGGTGGTCAGTTCGGCCAGCTACGAGGCCCGCAGGTTCGGGGTGCGCAGCGCCATGCCCGCCGCGCGAGCCCGCGCGCTCTGCCCCCAGGCGGTGTTCCTGCCGCCGGACTTCGCGGCGTACTCGGCGGCTTCCGAAGCGGTGATGGCCGTCTTCCGCGACGTCACGCCGCTGGTGGAGCCGCTCTCGCTGGACGAGGCGTTCCTCGACGTGGCCGGCGCCCGGCGGCTGCTGGGCCGGCCCGCCGCCATCGCCCGCCTGATCCGCGAACGGGTCTTCGACCAGCAGCGGCTCACCTGCTCGGTCGGGGTCGCGCCGAGCAAGTTCGTCGCGAAGCTGGGCTCCACCCGCGCCAAGCCGGACGGGATGATCGTCGTCCCGCAGGCCCTGGTGCTGGACTTCCTGCATCCGCTGCCGGTCGACGCGCTCTGGGGTGTCGGCGAGCGCGCGGCCGAGACGCTGCGCCGGCTGGGCCTGGCCACGGTCGGCGACCTGGCCCGGGCGCCGGTCGGCATGCTGCGCCAGGCGGTCGGGGAGGCCGCCTCGGCGCATCTGCACGAGCTGTCGTGGGGCCGCGATCCGCGCCGGGTCGAGCCCGAGCAGGTGGAGAAGTCGGTGAGCGCCGAGCTGACCTACGACACGGACGTGTCCGACCCCGAGGTGATCCGGCGCAGCCTGCTGGCGCTGGCCGACAGGGTGGCGGTCCGGCTGCGGGCGGGTGGCCTGGTCGGGCACACCGTGTCGATCAAGGTCCGGCTGGCCGACTTCCGGACGGTGAGCCGGTCGCGCACGATGCCATCCGCTACGGATGTGGCGAGGGAGATTTTCGCGACGGCATGGGCGCTGTTCGATGCGTACGGTGCCACCGAGCACATTCGTCTCATCGGGGTCCGGATAGCCGGTCTGGCGTCCGCCGCGACCGCGTCCCGGCAGCTCACGCTGGGTGAGCCGGAGCGCGGCTGGCGCGAAGCCGAGTCCGCCGCGGACGCCGCCGCGGCCCGGTTCGGGGCCGGGATCGTCGGTCCAGCCAGTCTTTTGGGACGAACCGATCTTCGCCGGACCGAAAATCACCCCTACTCGACGGTCGTCCCGCTTTCCGACCCGCCAACCCCCTCGTAGACTCGAAGGAAGGCAGCCGAACGGCTGTCTTGAGTCATCGGTCACACTCAGTTGTCCGGCGCACCTCGCCTGCCGGTCATACTGCAGTACCCGACCCCGCCTGGGGGCCGGACATGCGCCCGGGGAGGAATGCCGTGCCGCTCTCGGAGCACGAGCAGCGGCTGTTCGATCAGATCGAGCGGTCGCTTGCCGAGGACCCCAAATTCGCCTCGGCTGTGCGGGCCAGTGACCCGCGATTCCACGCACGCCGCCGGATCCTGGTCGCGGCGTTTGTGTTGATCGTCGGCCTGGCACTGCTGGTTTACGGCGCGGTGAGCAGCAATACGCCGCTCGGCGTGGCCGGATTCGTCGTCATGCTCGGCGCCGCCGCCTTCGCGATGCAGTCGCGCCGCCGCGCGCAGGCCCCCGACCTGCAAGCCGTCGGTGGCACCGCCAGCCGCCGCACCCGGCAGGCCCGCAAGGCGGGTCTCCTGGACCGCCTCGAGGATCGGTGGCGCCAGCGGCCGGAGGGTCACCGCTGACGCGCTGACCAGCACCAGGCGACGAATGGCGGCCTCGCGGCCGCCATTCGCCTTTTCGTTCGGCGCCATCCGAGGCGGGCGACCGGCCGCCGAGTGCCCATCCGCCCACATGCCTGGGCCTGAGCGTCGGATCCGAGCGGCCGGCAGTCTTCAACGGGGTGAAATGGGGCGAAGTGCGGTCATTTCAACCGCACCGACGCGCCGCCAACGGCGTCTTCACTGGAGCCGATCACCGATGTTGACGACTTTCGGCTAGCTCCAAGCCCAAACTCTTCAAGATCATCAAGCCGCCAGCCGCCAGCCGCGAGCCGCGAGCCGCGAGCCGCCAGCCGCCAGCCGCCAGCCGCGAGCCGCGAGCCGCGAGCCGCGAGCCGCGAGCCGCGAGCCGCGAGCCGCGAGCCGCGAGCCGCGAGCCGCCAGCTGCGAGCCGCCAGCCGCCAGCCGCCAGACCAGGGGCGAGGGGCGACCGGCGACCGGCGACCGGCGACCGGCGACCGGCGGCGGGTGGCAGGTCAGCGGGCGCGGCCGGGGAGGAGGCGGCGGGGGCTGAAGCGGGCCATCGTGTCGCGGCCACGCCCCGCCGCGCCGATCCAGCGGGTCGAGCGGTCCGCCATCCCCATCCGCCAGCGCAGCAGGACCGACGGCGGCAGCAGCACCGCGGCGATCCGGGTGCGCCGCCGCGCCGTTCGGGCCAGGCCCTTGCGGACGTGGCCGAGCGCGTCGGTCAGCTCCCCACCCTGCAGGGGCGCCCGGGCGTACCGGGCGCGTTCCTCGGCCCGGCCGAGCAGGGCGGCCGAGTCGGCCGGCGGGCCGTCGAGCGCGGCGTCGCGGACCAGTCGCCCGGCGGTGACCCGGGGGGTCTCCGTGGGGTCCACCGGCACCCGGTAGTCGATCATCGTGTCGACCAGCTCGTCCCAGGCGGCGTGGGCGTCCTCGCGGGCCCGTACCGTCTCGGTGGTGACCGTGACCTCGGGTGAGCCCGGCGGTCCGGTGCTCGCCGCGACCGCGGGCTCGCGGGGGATGGTGGCGTGGTGGCGGCGCCGGCGCCGCAGGGCGCGCAGTGTGGCCGGCACCAGCAGCAGCGCGACCAGCAGGGCTCCGATCGCCACGGACCACAGCGGCATCGAGGAGCCCGCATCCGGTGCGGTCGTGCCCGCCGCGCCGAGGTCGCGGTCGAGCTGGCTGCGGCCGCGGCGGTCGACGTCCTCCGGGCCAGCGGACGGGTTCACGCCGGGGGCCAGTGCCGAGCTCGACGGGGCGGCGGTCGCGGTGGGGCGGTCCACGTCGGGCGCCCAGTCGGTCCGGCTGGACCCCTGGACCCCGGCGGCGGGGGTGGCGTCGAACGGCACCCAGCCGAAGCCCTTGAGGTACACCTCGGTCCAGGCATGCAGGTTCCGGTTGGTCAGCACGTACGTGTCGCCGTCGCGGCTGCTGCCGCGCGTGAAGCCGAACGCCACCCGCGCGGGGATGCCGGCCTCCCGGACCATCCACGCCATCGCGGCCGCGTACTGCTGGCAGAAGCCGATCTTGTTCTTGAGGAACGCGGCGATGTCGGAGCCGGAGGTGCCGGACTGGGTCTGCAGGCTGTAGACGAAGCCGTTCTCCCGGGAGAAGTTCTTGTAGATCGCCATGATCTTGTCGTAGTCGGTGCGCTGGCCCTTGATCAGCTTGCCGACGAGCCTGGCCACCTGGTCGTCGCGGGGCACGGTCGTGTACTCCGTACGCAGCGGGTTGTCGCGGCCCAACGACGGGGCGGCGCGCAGGGCCGCCGGGGTCGGCCGGGCCCGTACGTAGTCGAAGGAGTACTTCTTGCCCTTGGTGGTCGTGCGGTTGGAGAAGAAGACCTGCATGGTCTGGTCGTACGACCAGCCGCCGTCGAGCTTGTCGGTGTCGACGACGGCCGAGTAGACCGGCGCGAGCGGCATGTTGAGGCTGTTGGTCACCTCGACGGTGGCGCGGTAGCGCTGGTACGCCGGCACGTCGGTGTCGGCGTCCTCCCGCGGGTCCGGCAGCCCCTTGGCCACCGGCTTGCCGCTGGGGGAGCGGTTGGTGAAGCCCTGGTCGGTCACCACGTCGGCCACCCCGAACCGCAGGTAGAACGGGTCCGGCTCGGTGGTGGTGACCCGGACCATCTCCGTGGTGCTGCTCTGGGCGAGTTGCCCGCTCAGCGACGCGAACAGGTTGACCCGGCCGTTGCCGCCGGGGCCGAACCCGCCCGTCCCGGCGCCCGCCCCGGTCTGGGTCAGGCTCGACAGCAGCCCGTTGGACAGCCCGGGCACGGCCAGCGGCAGCAGGACGGCCGCGGCCACCCCGATCACGGCGAGGCGGCGGCCCGCGGCGGCCAGCGGCGACGGCTCCCACACGTCGACGTCGCGCCCGTCGCCGGTGAACCGGCGCCCGAAGCGGCGCACCCGGTCGACGTTGTCGGCGACGAGCAGCCACAGGAACCCGGCGGCGCCGACGATGAACGGCAGCACCGGCACGCTGTCGACGTACACGGCCACGGGTACGGAGTAGATGGCCAGCATGGGGAGCCCGGCCAGGGCGGGGCGGCGAAGTACGACCGTGATGAGGTCGACCGCGATGGCCACCGCCCCGATGCCCAGGACCGTGACGAACAGCAGGCCCTCAAGATCGGGTACGGGTACGGCGTACGCGCGGGTGTCGTTGCCCGCCTCGGCGAACAGCCGGCCGAAATGTTCCAGGGTGTCCGGCGTCGGCACCAGCGACAGCAGTTCCTCGCCGCTGGGGAACATCCAGGTGAGCACGAGCAGCAGCACCATGATCATGCTCAGTGCCTGCGCCCAGGTGGGGAACCGCAGCGTACGGGCCAGCACGGCGGCGCCCGCGATGAGCGCCACCACGAGGACGCACTGCATGAGCCAGGTCCACGAGCTGAAGATCGCCGACAGCGGCGCGGCGGCCAGCAGGGTGGCCGTGGCCGCGACGATGCCGAGCCGGCGGCGCCCGTTCATCGCACGCCCCCGGCCACGGTCTCGGCCATCGCGGCGCGCCACGCGAAGCCCTGCGACCCGCGGGCGGTCGCCGGCCACAGCGCGGGCAGCCCGTCGCCGTGCGCCACGGGCACGGAACGCCAGCCGCTGCGCACCAGCGCGAGGGCGCAGGCGGCGTGCGCCTTGTCGGCCTCGGCGCGGTCCTGCTCGCTCATGCTGACCCAGGTGGTGCTGTCGATCGCGAAGCCGATGCAGGTGGCGCCGTTGCCGCGCAGCCCGCTGAGCACCTCCGCCTCGGGCACGGTCAGCGAGCCGAACAGGCCGATCACGAGGCCGCCGTCGGAGCGGCGGCGCACCTGTTCGACCAGCGTCGAGATGTCGCCGGCCTGCGTGAGTTCGACGTCGGCGAGGGTGTCCAGGATGAGCCCCTCGCCGTCGGTCGCGTCGACGTCGACGCCGGAGCCGGTGACCAGGCGCAGCTTGTACCCGGACTGGCGCAGGTGCACCGCGATGCTGGCGGCCGCCGAGACGGCCCATTCGAAGCTGGCGGTCGGCCCCTCGCCGCGGTGGGCGTAGAGCCGGGTGTCCAGCACGACCGTGGCCCGGCTCTCCCAGGGCTGCTCCTCGCGGCGCACCATCAGCTCACCGGTACGGGCGGTGGAGCGCCAGTGCACGCGGCGCAGGTCGTCGCCGCGCCGGTACTCGCGGGTGGCGGCGTCGTCCTCGCCGTGCACCGCCACGGAGCGGGCCCGGCTCTCCCCGGTGCCGTTGTACTCGCCCGCCAGCCGCACCGAGGGCAGCGCCACCACCTGCGGGATCACGGTGAGCTTGTCGACGCTGGGGAAGGAGCGGGTCAGCTCGCACAGCCCGAACGGGTCGGTCAGCCGGATCACCAGCGGGCCGATCGCGTACCGCCCGCGCACGTCGGCGCGCACCGTGTACGCCACCGAGCTGGCCTGGTGGGCGCCGAGGCGTTCCAGCACGACCCGGGGGCGGCTGCCCAGTGCGTACGGCAGCCGGTCCTCCAGCATCAGGGTGCCGGTGGGCAGGCGGGACAGGTTCTGCAGGCGCAGGATCACCCGGGCGCTGGTGCCGACCGGGGTGCGGCCGGGGTCCAGCGAGCGGGTGCAGGCCAGCTTGTACCGGCTGCGCCCGACGTACGCGGCGGCCAGCAGCGGTAGCGCGGCCAGCAGCACCGAGACCCGCAGCAGGTCCCGTTCGCCGAGCACGAACGCGGAGACCGCCGCGGCCGCCGCGGCGGCCAGGAACGAACGGCCTCTGGTCGTCAAGCCCCGGAGGGCTTCCCGCATGCTCATCGCCCCCGGGAGTCGAAGTGCGCCCGGCCGTCACCGGCGGTGCGGGTGTCGTACGGCGAGCGCGCCCGGTCATGCGGCAGCGGCAGCCGGTGCACGATCTCGGCCACGATGGCGTCGGTGGTGCGCCGGTTCAGCTGGGCGTCCGCGGTGGGGATGATGCGGTGCGCCAGCACCGGGACGGCCAGCGCCTGCAGGTCGTCGGGCAGGACGTAGTCGCGGCCCTCCAGGGCGGCGACGGCCTTGGCGGTGCGCAGCAGTTGCAGGGTGCAGCGGGGCGAGGCGCCCAGGCGGATCTCGGGGGCCTCCCGGGTCGCGGTGACCAGGGCGATCGCGTACTGCTGGACCGCGTCGGCGGCGTGTACGTCGCGCACCGTGGCGATCAGGCGGCGCACCAGGGCGGCGTCCGCGACCGGCCGGAGGCTGTTCAGCGGGTCCACGGCGCCGTGGCCGCCCAGCATGGCCAGCTCGGCGCGCGGGTCCGGGTAGCCCATGGCGATGCGGGCGGTGAACCGGTCGCGCTGCGCCTCGGGCAGCGGGTACGTGCCCTCCATCTCCATCGGGTTCTGGGTGGCGATGACCATGAACGGCGACTGCAGCTCGTACGTGGTGCCGTCGACCGTGACCTGCCGCTCCTCCATGCACTCCAGCAGGGCGGACTGGGTCTTCGGCGAGGCCCGGTTGATCTCGTCGCCGACCACGAGGTTGGCGAAGACCGCGCCCGGTTTGAACTCGAAGTCCCGGGTTTCCTGGTTGTACACGCTGACGCCCGTAACATCACTGGGCAGCAGGTCCGGGGTGAACTGGATGCGGCGTACGGAGCAGTCGATGGAGCGGGCGAGCGCCTTGGCGAGTTTCGTCTTCCCGACGCCGGGCACGTCCTCGATCAGCAGGTGGCCCTCCGCCAGGAGCACGGCGAGCGCCAGCCGGACCGTCGCGCTTTTGCCCTCGATGACCTGTTCGATGTTGGCCATGATGGCTTCGCTGGCGACGCGGAACTCATCGCTCGACAGCGGGCCGCCGGGCTGGTCCCAGGTTGGCGTTGTCACGGGCCTCCTCCAAGTACGTTCATGCCCTCCCCGTGCTCTTACGCAGAGGAGGACCCGAAGGTTCGCGGGCTCCGGCGCTCGCCGCCCGTTCTCACAGGTTATCCCGGCCGCGACACCCCGCCGACCCGGTCGAACGGGCCCCTTACGCATTGTGATTATCCGGATACGTATATCGACTGAGTAAAGAAACGGACATCGGTCTAGTTATATTTTCCGATCTCCATGATCGTCCCATCCACGGGCCACAAGACGTGGGGTGGGGATCCGGCGCGGAGGTTATGGGACTCGGCGGGCGGCACCACCTGAGCCCGGCCGAGAGGGGCCTTTGAATGAAACCGTTGTCAGCACCGTCGCTGAACCGGCGGTGGGGGGCAGCAGCCGCCGGTGTCGTCCTGCTCGCGGGGCTACTCCCCGCCCAGGCGAGCGCCGCACCGCAAGCCCGGGGCGCCGTCGGCGCCGCCGACCAGAACGCCAAGGGTGAGGAACTCGCCAACTACGACTCCCGGAGCGCGCTGACCGCGCCCGCCCGGCCCACCGTGACCGGCGAGGCCGCGGGCCTGGCCGCCAAGCGCCTGGCCGCCGCGGCCAAGCCCGGCAGCCCGCCGCGCAAGCTGCGCGACCAGCTCGGCGTGCAGGGCATCGTCGACATCGACGGCGCCACGGGTACGCCGCGCCGCGTCGCCAAGCTCGACGGCTTCCTGACCGGCGCCAGCCGCAAGAAGCCGGCGACGATCGCGCTGGACTACGTCAAGGCGCATTCCGACGTCTTCGGCCTCAGCGCCACCGCCGTCGACCAGTTGCAGCTGCGCAAGGACTACGTCGACATCGCGGGCACCCACCACCTCAGCTTCGTCCAGAGCGTGGACGGCGTGCCGGTGTTCGGCAACGGCCTCAAGGCGCACGTCGCCAAGGACGGCCGCCTCGTGCAGGTGGACGGCTCGCCGCTGGCGGTGTTGCCGAACAGCACCGGCGGCAGCAAGCTCACCGCGGCCAAGGCCCGCGAGGCGGCCGTGCAGAACGTGCTCGGTGACTCCGCCGCCAAGGCCACCTCCGCGGCGGCCGGGCCGACCAGGACCACCGCCTTCACCGACGGCGGCAACGCCCAGCTGGTCATGTTCCAGACCGCGACCGGCCCCCGCCTGGCGTGGCGGGTCGTCACCGTCGACGAGGGCTACGTGCACGTCGTCGACGCGGCCGACGGCACCGTGCTGTACCGGCAGAGCACCGTGCAGCACGACAGCGGCTCGGTGTTCCCGAACTACCCGGGTGCCCCCGCCGGCGGCAAGCAGGTCACCGTCGACCTCGGCAAGTGGCTGCCGAACAACTCGCCGCGGCTGGCCGGCAACGTCGCGCACGTCTGGTCCGACGTCGACGACGACAACAAGGCGAGCGCGAGCGAGGAGATCGCCCCGTCCGGCAAGCGCAGCTGGAACTTCCCCTTCACCGACTTCAGCACCGCTGCCGCGGACACGGGCTGCACCGCCGCGTTCCCGTGCTCGTGGGACCCGAAGACGCCGAACTCGTGGCAGAAGAACCGGGCGCAGAACGCCGTCCAGCTCTACTACTTCCTCGGTCTGTGGCACGACCACCTGAAGGCCGCCCCGATCGGCTTCACCCGGTCCGCGGGCAACTTCGAGGCCGTCGACGACGACGCGGTGCAGGGTCACACCATGGACGGTGCAAACACCGCCAACGGGCTGCCCGACCCGCGGCACGTCAACAACGCGAACATGAACACCCCGCCGGACGGCATCAAGCCGACCATGCAGATGTACCTGTTCCGGCCGGTCGAGAACGGCCCGTTCATCGCGGGCAACTCCGGCGACGACGCGGACATCGTGTTCCACGAGTACACCCACGGCCTGTCCAACCGCCTCGTGGTCGACGCCGCCGGGGTCTCCACCCTCGGCTCGATCCAGGCCGGTTCCATGGGTGAGGCGTGGAGCGACTGGTACGCCCTGGACTACCTGGTGGGCAAGGGCCTGGAGAAGGACACCAGCAAGGTCGGTGACCTGCGCATCGGCCGCTACGTCGGCAAGGGCCAGAACCTGATCCGTACCGCGCCGGTGGACTGCCCCGTCGGCACCACCTCCGAGGACTGCGCCGGCACCCCGGGCGCCGGCCCCGGCGGCTACACGTACGGCGACTTCGGCAAGATCGCGGGTCGGCCGGAGGTGCACGCGGACGGTGAGATCTGGGCCCAGACCCTGTGGGACCTGCGTACCGCGATCGGCAGCAAGAAGGCGCGGTCCCTGGTGACCCGGGCGATGGAGCTGTCCCCGGCCAACCCGTCCTTCCTGGACCAGCGCAACTCGATCCTGCAGGCCGACACGGTCGTCAACGGCGGCAAGCTGAGCGCCAAGATCTGGAGCGTGTTCGCCAAGCGTGGCATGGGCTACTTCGCCGGTGCCATCGACGGCGACGACTTCCAGCCGGTCGAGGACTTCTCCCTGCCGCCGGCGTCCGACACCCCGCGCGGCACGCTGTCCGGCAAGGTGAACGACGCGCTGAGCAAGGCTCCGCTGGCCGGTGTGGTCGTCGGATTCGGTGGGCATGCGTCCGGCTTCGCCGGTGACTACGTGGCGACCACCGCGGCGGACGGCACGTACACGATCACCGGCATCCTGCCGGGCACGTACCCGAAGGTCTTCGCGCGGATGCCGGGCTACGACACGGAGTCGCGGACGGTGTCGGTGGCGGCACGGGCCAACGCGGCCGACTGGACGCTGCGCCGCAACTGGGCGTCGACCGGCGGTGGCAGCAAGGTGGGCTCGTTCACCGGCGTCGACTACACCGAGTACGGCTGTGGTCCGGCCGCGCTGTTCGACCAGTCTCTGGGCGCCGGGTGGGTTTCCGACGCCAAGCTCCTGCAGACGCCCGGCACGGCGATCGAGCCGCGCACGGTCGTGCTGGAGCTGCCGAAGGCGGTCGACGTCACGGAGCTGACGATCAACCCGACCGCGGCCTGCGGCGACGCCGGCAGCGCCTCCACCGGTGACTACCGGCTGGAGACGTCGACCGACGGCGTCACCTGGACCGTGGGTTCGCAGGGCCACTTCACCCCCGCCGACCGCAAGGTCAACACGGTGGCGCTGGCGGCCGGCAGCGCCACCGGCGTGAAGTTCCTGCGCTACACGATGCTCAGCACTCAGGTCGCCGACGTGCAGGGCACGTGCCCGGGCAACTTCAGCGGGTGTGAGGACGTCGACTCCACCGAGATCGGGGTGTACGGCAACCCCGTGGGCTGAGTCTGTCCAAGGCGCTCCGGTCGTCCGTCTCCTTCGGACGGCCGGGGCGCTTTGCCGTTGCTGGCCGTGATTGGCCGTGTGCGCAGCGCTTCATCCCATTACCGGGCGTCATGTCATTGTCACGAATATCGACTAGGTAACGAACTCGATAACGGTCTAGTTATCTCCGCTCATGGAGATGAACATCACCCATCGACTGGCCACAACGTGAGGTGGTTCCGGCGCGGGGGCGTGAAGGCTCGGCGGGCGGTGCCACCTGGAGCCCGGCCGAGAGGGGCCTTTGAATGAGACCGTTGTCAGCACCGTCGCTGAACCGGCGGTGGGGGGCAGCAGCCGCCGGCGTCGTCCTGCTTGCGGGGTTACTCCCCGCCCAGGCGGACGCCGCACCCAAACCCAGGAGCGCCGCGGGCGCTGCGGACAAGCCCAGCAATGGCGAGGCACTCGCGAACTACGACTCGCGGGACTACCTGAACCCGCCCGCCGCGAAGCCCGCGGTCACCACGAAAGCCGCCGGCGTCGCCGCGCAGCGCCTGACCGCCGCCGCCAAGCCCGGCAGCCCGGCCCGCAAGCTGCGCCACAAGCTCGGCGTCCAGGGCATCGTCGACCTCGACCGGGCCACGGGTACCCCGCGCCGCGTCACCAAGCTCGACGGTTTCCTGACCGGGCCCAGCCGCAAGCGGCCCGAAGCCATCGCCCGCGCCTACGTCAAGGCGAACGCGGACGTATTCGGCCTCAGCGCGACGGCCGTCGATGATCTTACACTGCGAAAGGACTACGTCGACATCGAGGGCACCCACCACCTCAGCTTCATCCAGAGCGTGGACGGCGTGCCGGTGTTCGGCAACGGCATCAAGGCGCACGTCGCCAAGGACGGCCGTCTCGTCCAGGTCGACGGCTCCCCGCTGGCCGCGCTGCCCAGCGCCCCGGGCACGGCCACGCTGACCGCCGAGAAGGCGCGCGCCGCCGCGGTCGGCAACGTCTTCGGCGACTCGAACGCCAAGGTCGTCACCCGCGGCGCCGGCGCCACGAAGACCACCACGTTCTCGGACAACGGCTCCGCGAAGCTGGTCATGTTCCAGACCGCGGCCGGGCCCCGCCTGGCGTGGCAGACCGTCGCGATGGACGAGGGCTACATCCACGTCATCGACGCGCAGGACGGCACGATCCTGTTCCGGCAGAGCACGGTAGCCAAGGACAGCGGCCTGGCCTGGCCGAACTACCCGGGCGCCCCGTCGGGCGGCAAGCAGGTCACGGTCGACTTCGGCAAGTGGCTGCCGAACAACTCGCCGAAGCTGGCCGGCAACGTCGCGCACGTCTACACCGACGTCAACGACGACAATGTGGCCAACCCGAGCGAAGAGGTCGCACCGTCGGGCAAGCGCAGCTTCAAGTACCCGTTCACGGACTTCACCGCGCAGGTGGGCGGCGCGTGTACCGCGGCGTTCCAGTGCTCCTGGGACCCGAAGGTGCCCTACTCGTGGCAGAAGAACCGTGGCCAGAACGCCACCCAGCTCTTCACCTTCCTCGGCACCTTCCACGACCACCTGAACGCCCGGCCGATCGGCTTCACCCGCGCCGCGGGCAACTTCGAGGCGGTCGACGACGACGCGGTGCAGGGCCAGGCCCTGGACGGCGCGGACACCGCCAACGGCCTGCCGGACCGCGACCACGTCAACAACGCGAACATGAACACCCCGCCGGACGGCACCCCGCCGGTCATGCAGATGTACCTGTTCCCGAACCCGAACCCGGACCCCAACCTCCCGCCGGACCCGTTCATCCCCAGCAACTCCGGTGACGAGGCAGCAATCGTCTACCACGAGTACACCCACGGCCTGTCGAACCGTCTCGTGGTCGACGCGAACGGCGTCTCGACCCTGGGCACGGTGCAGGCGGGCTCCATGGGCGAGGCCTGGAGCGACTGGTACGCCATGGACTACCTGGCGTCGCAGGGCTACGAGAAGGACACCGCCAAGGACGGCGAACTGCAGATCGGCAAGTACGTCGCCGGTGGCGGCCCGTTCCGCAGCGAGGCCCTGGACTGCGCGGTCGGCAGCACGGCACAGAACTGCACCGGGACCGAGGGCTCCGGCCCGGGCGGCTACACGTACGGCGACTTCGGCAAGATCGCCGATGGTCCGGAGGTGCATGCGGACGGTGAGATCTGGGCGCAGACCCTGTGGGACCTGCGCAAGGCGATCGGCAGCAGCAAGGCCCGGTCGCTGGTGACCCGGGCGATGGAGCTGTCCCCGGCGAACCCGTCGTTCCTGGACGAGCGCAACTCGATCCTGCAGGCCGACCTCGTGGTCAACGGTGGCCAGCTGCAGAAGACAATCTGGAAGGTGTTCGCCAAGCGCGGCATGGGCTTCTTCGCCGGTGCCGTGGACGGCGACGACGCCGAGGTGGTCGAGGACTTCTCGATGCCGCCCGCGGCCAACACCCCGCGCGGCACGGTGACCGGAAAGGTCGCCGACACCGACACCGGTGCGGCGGTGGCCGGGGCGACCGTCGGCTTCGGCGGGCACACCTCGGGCTTCGGCAACGACTACCTGGCCACGACGGCGGCCGACGGTACGTACACGATCAGTGGCGTGCTGCCGGGCACCTACCCCAAGGTGTTCGCCAAGGGCGCCGGGTTCGACTCCGTGGTCAAGACGGTCTCCGTCGGCGCCCGGACGAACACGGTCGACTGGGCGTTGCGCCGCGACTGGGCCGCCATCGCGGGCGGTAGCAGCGTGGTCAGCGCCACGGGCCCGGACTACACCGAGTTCGGCTGCGGCCCGAAGCACCTGTTCGACCAGTCGTACGGCTCCGGCTGGGGTTCCGACGTGACGGGTCCGGACGGCTTCAACGTGGTGCTCAAGCTGCCGCGGGCGGTGGACATCGCCGAACTGACCCTGGACGCGACCGCGACCTGCGGTGACGCCGGGAGCGCCTCGACCGGCAAGTTCCGGATCGAGACGTCGGCCGACGGTGCCGCGTGGACCGTGGCCGCCACGGGCCAGTTCACCGCGGCCAACCGCGGCCTGGCCAACCCGGTGCCGCTGACCGCGGGCAAGACCGGTGTGCAGTTCCTGCGTTACAC
Protein-coding regions in this window:
- a CDS encoding DNA polymerase IV — encoded protein: MGRSQAVRSGGRDPRFGPAADDAGCTVLHVDMDAFFASVEVRRRPELRGKPVVVGGVGPRGVVSSASYEARRFGVRSAMPAARARALCPQAVFLPPDFAAYSAASEAVMAVFRDVTPLVEPLSLDEAFLDVAGARRLLGRPAAIARLIRERVFDQQRLTCSVGVAPSKFVAKLGSTRAKPDGMIVVPQALVLDFLHPLPVDALWGVGERAAETLRRLGLATVGDLARAPVGMLRQAVGEAASAHLHELSWGRDPRRVEPEQVEKSVSAELTYDTDVSDPEVIRRSLLALADRVAVRLRAGGLVGHTVSIKVRLADFRTVSRSRTMPSATDVAREIFATAWALFDAYGATEHIRLIGVRIAGLASAATASRQLTLGEPERGWREAESAADAAAARFGAGIVGPASLLGRTDLRRTENHPYSTVVPLSDPPTPS
- a CDS encoding DUF3040 domain-containing protein — protein: MPLSEHEQRLFDQIERSLAEDPKFASAVRASDPRFHARRRILVAAFVLIVGLALLVYGAVSSNTPLGVAGFVVMLGAAAFAMQSRRRAQAPDLQAVGGTASRRTRQARKAGLLDRLEDRWRQRPEGHR
- a CDS encoding transglutaminase TgpA family protein, whose translation is MNGRRRLGIVAATATLLAAAPLSAIFSSWTWLMQCVLVVALIAGAAVLARTLRFPTWAQALSMIMVLLLVLTWMFPSGEELLSLVPTPDTLEHFGRLFAEAGNDTRAYAVPVPDLEGLLFVTVLGIGAVAIAVDLITVVLRRPALAGLPMLAIYSVPVAVYVDSVPVLPFIVGAAGFLWLLVADNVDRVRRFGRRFTGDGRDVDVWEPSPLAAAGRRLAVIGVAAAVLLPLAVPGLSNGLLSSLTQTGAGAGTGGFGPGGNGRVNLFASLSGQLAQSSTTEMVRVTTTEPDPFYLRFGVADVVTDQGFTNRSPSGKPVAKGLPDPREDADTDVPAYQRYRATVEVTNSLNMPLAPVYSAVVDTDKLDGGWSYDQTMQVFFSNRTTTKGKKYSFDYVRARPTPAALRAAPSLGRDNPLRTEYTTVPRDDQVARLVGKLIKGQRTDYDKIMAIYKNFSRENGFVYSLQTQSGTSGSDIAAFLKNKIGFCQQYAAAMAWMVREAGIPARVAFGFTRGSSRDGDTYVLTNRNLHAWTEVYLKGFGWVPFDATPAAGVQGSSRTDWAPDVDRPTATAAPSSSALAPGVNPSAGPEDVDRRGRSQLDRDLGAAGTTAPDAGSSMPLWSVAIGALLVALLLVPATLRALRRRRRHHATIPREPAVAASTGPPGSPEVTVTTETVRAREDAHAAWDELVDTMIDYRVPVDPTETPRVTAGRLVRDAALDGPPADSAALLGRAEERARYARAPLQGGELTDALGHVRKGLARTARRRTRIAAVLLPPSVLLRWRMGMADRSTRWIGAAGRGRDTMARFSPRRLLPGRAR
- a CDS encoding DUF58 domain-containing protein, whose protein sequence is MREALRGLTTRGRSFLAAAAAAAVSAFVLGERDLLRVSVLLAALPLLAAAYVGRSRYKLACTRSLDPGRTPVGTSARVILRLQNLSRLPTGTLMLEDRLPYALGSRPRVVLERLGAHQASSVAYTVRADVRGRYAIGPLVIRLTDPFGLCELTRSFPSVDKLTVIPQVVALPSVRLAGEYNGTGESRARSVAVHGEDDAATREYRRGDDLRRVHWRSTARTGELMVRREEQPWESRATVVLDTRLYAHRGEGPTASFEWAVSAAASIAVHLRQSGYKLRLVTGSGVDVDATDGEGLILDTLADVELTQAGDISTLVEQVRRRSDGGLVIGLFGSLTVPEAEVLSGLRGNGATCIGFAIDSTTWVSMSEQDRAEADKAHAACALALVRSGWRSVPVAHGDGLPALWPATARGSQGFAWRAAMAETVAGGVR